The genomic interval AAACACCTTACCTCCAGGCAGGGCAAAGGCATTGAGGCGATCGTCCATAATCACGTGAAACTCGTACTTAAAATCTCGTCCCGCTACTGTGGCGATGCGACGACCGATCTCATTCACATAATCCACCACCAGCGGATCATCTATCAGTTCCAACTCTTCCTTGGCATCCTTCGCGACACTCTCTCCGATTGCTGCCTCTCCCCGCATCAACATAGCTGTGGTTTGCACCGCTGATAAGGGGCTAAAGATATTGCCAGTCAGTACGTAACCCGCAACCCCGGTGATGGCATTGGCGATCGCATTGCCGCGCAACTCTCGCCGCATATTTCGCTGGAACTGCTCCAGGTTATCTTCAGCGAGTTTGGCGAATTCGGGTGCGGCTGGATCGTTGGGGTTGAGCAAAGCGAATTGCCGCGCCGCGATCGAAGCATCTAGCCATTGCTTGGTTGCCACCAAAAGTTCTATCTTGGCTTTCAACAAATCGGGCTGGTTAGGATAAAAAGCCGTGGCACGCTCTAGTACTGTTAGCGCTTCTGGGGTGCGCTGGTAGTCTTGGAGCGCTTGGGCGAGGCGTAAATGTCCAGGGACAAATTGGGGGTACTGCTCCACCAGCATACTCAGCGGTACAAAAATTCGAGTCTCTAGTTTCTGAGCCATCCCAGCTTCCGATTCGCGCCAGTAGACCTGTCCTCCGGGTGACAACTGAGCTGGGTCTAAAATCGGTTCCGGTCGTTGCTTGGCTTCTGTTGCTGCCGCTTCTTTGGCAAACAACGGCTTTGCTTCTCGATAGAGCTTTTCAGCAGCGGGAAATTGTCCACCCAAGTACAACTGGTCGGCTTCAATCAGTTTTTGTTGTCGCGCCTGTTCTTCCGGAGTAGGCGGTGCCTCCGCTTTCTCTGCGTCAGAATCGATCGCCTCAGCCTCGCTCGCTTCATCTGACTTTGGTTCTGGTTCTGATTTTGACTCTGGCTCTGCGGCAGCATCCGCATTACTTGGCTCAGTGGTTGATTCCGCCGAATCTGATTCTGCTGATGCTTCTGCCTGAGCTGGTTCTATCTGAGTTGGTTCTATCTGAGTTGGTTCAGAAGTTGCCGTAGGTGGTTGGGTAACGTCTGAGTTGGATGGGGTTGAGGATGGCTCGGCAGCGTTAGGGGCAGCGCTAGCAGGATCAGAAATTGGAGTATCAGCAACTGTAGGAACAGGAACAGCCTCAACTACGACACTGTTAGCGATCGCTGCCGTCGGCACCACAGGCAACATTAGCAAACTCAGTAGCAACACTTGTCGGCTGATGCGACTTTGACCTCTAGCACCATTGAGCGATCGCCCAGATCTAGCAACCATGACAACCCCTACTACTTCTCTTAAAGTTGGCTACTCATTCACTATGCTTATTGTGCCAAGTGTAACTGGGTCTACCTAGCGATCGCCTAGTTTCTTTAACTGCCGTTTTTCTGCTGACTACCCAGCAAAGTAT from Trichocoleus desertorum ATA4-8-CV12 carries:
- a CDS encoding M48 family metalloprotease; its protein translation is MLPVVPTAAIANSVVVEAVPVPTVADTPISDPASAAPNAAEPSSTPSNSDVTQPPTATSEPTQIEPTQIEPAQAEASAESDSAESTTEPSNADAAAEPESKSEPEPKSDEASEAEAIDSDAEKAEAPPTPEEQARQQKLIEADQLYLGGQFPAAEKLYREAKPLFAKEAAATEAKQRPEPILDPAQLSPGGQVYWRESEAGMAQKLETRIFVPLSMLVEQYPQFVPGHLRLAQALQDYQRTPEALTVLERATAFYPNQPDLLKAKIELLVATKQWLDASIAARQFALLNPNDPAAPEFAKLAEDNLEQFQRNMRRELRGNAIANAITGVAGYVLTGNIFSPLSAVQTTAMLMRGEAAIGESVAKDAKEELELIDDPLVVDYVNEIGRRIATVAGRDFKYEFHVIMDDRLNAFALPGGKVFLNAGAIAKTNSEAELAGLLAHELSHSVLSHGFQLVAQGNLVSSATQFFPFGGTIGNLAVLDYSRDMERQADIVGTRILASTGYAADGLRNLMVTLEKEDKDSMPFSWLSSHPVTNERVEYLESLIQENGYNRYAYEGVTRHNTVKARVKQLIAERKQCEKEKKSRQEKLECRKQPEQKVEQKTEEK